A genomic stretch from Strongyloides ratti genome assembly S_ratti_ED321, chromosome : 1 includes:
- a CDS encoding SH3 domain-binding protein 5-like — MKIRQMMRRNESNDIGIHYVDDDDGVEFQLDQRYLNKVHEELEKLNIATDVINKLEVQLDEARKQFRLTQQKWSQKLDELSKKYGNVISKSRPYYEAKLQERTLREEAQNAAIRFERANTLLAVAKEQVKFTQESLSRQKVAEPACLEVLNHHIQRIAEAEKERTSAENCHKEISIKMTEMSQKIKQMERDHNRAIKKSRYYFEQRMEFTKILEGQKHLINKLEKEVKQKKSDYTLSLKNLERISESIHEERSLSSIKRSSRATSPVSSSPSTNRHDYDSGKHYDYNSLTNDCMSEAYASESSGVPPDPSELATIEDDLDSIDGGSSFNGDNGVILLAQQLIGEEEKEKSSNNVGYRFRPEQTDIRYTTMPEGIRPLPSSSGYGSDASLSSFDDTVELSKMLRSHSQLIHDIDNGAIRLKNILHQRSVSDVQNESVC; from the exons ATGAAAATAAGGCAAATGATGAG GCGAAATGAATCAAATGATATTGGTATACATTATGTGGATGATGATGATGGTGTTGAATTTCAATTAGATCAAAGATATCTTAATAAAGTTCATGAAGAAttggaaaaattaaatattgccactgatgttataaataaattggaGGTACAACTTGATGAAGCAAGAAAACAATTTCGATTGACACAACAAAAATGGTCACAAAAACTTGAtgaattatcaaaaaaatatggaaATGTTATTTCTAAAAGTCGACCTTACTATGAGGCAAAATTACAG gAAAGAACACTACGCGAGGAAGCACAGAATGCTGCGATTAGATTTGAACGTGCGAATACATTATTAGCTGTTGCAAAAGAGCAAGTTAAATTTACACAAGAAAGTTTAAGTAGACAAAAAGTTGCAGAACCAGCATGTCTTGAAGTTCTTAATCATCATATTCAAAGAATAGCAGAGGCTGAAAAAGAAAGAACTAGTGCTGAGAATTGTCATAAAGagatttctataaaaatgaCGGAAATGAGTCAGAAGATAAAACAAATGGAAAGAGATCATAATAGGgcaattaaaaaatctagATATTATTTTGAGCAACGAATggaatttacaaaaatattagaaggtcaaaaacatttaataaataaacttgaaaaagaagttaaacaaaaaaaatctgATTATActttaagtttaaaaaatttagaaagaATTTCTGAATCAATTCATGAAGAAAGAAGt ttatcAAGTATTAAACGTAGTAGTAGAGCAACTTCACCTGTCTCCTCATCACCTTCTACCAATCGTCATGATTATGATTCTGGTAAACATTATGATTATAATTCTCTCACTAATGATTGT atGTCAGAAGCATATGCATCAGAAAGTAGTGGTGTTCCACCTGATCCATCAGAATTAGCAACTATTGAAGATGATTTAGATTCAATTGATGGTGGATCATCATTTAATGGTGATAATGGTGTTATTCTTCTTGCTCAACAATTAATTGGAGaggaagaaaaagaaaaatcatCAAATAATGTAGGATATAGATTTCGACCAGAACAAACAGATATACGATATACAACAATGCCAGAAGGAATAAGACCTTTACCATCAAGTAGTGGATATGGAAGTGATGCATCATTATCCAGTTTTGATGATACAGTtgaattatcaaaaatgCTAAGATCTCATTCTCAGTTGATTCATGATATTGATAATGGAGCAATTAgattaaaaaacatattacATCAACGTAGTGTAAGTGATGTACAAAATGAAAGTGTTTGTTAA